A genomic region of Sylvia atricapilla isolate bSylAtr1 unplaced genomic scaffold, bSylAtr1.pri scaffold_86_arrow_ctg1, whole genome shotgun sequence contains the following coding sequences:
- the B4GALT3 gene encoding beta-1,4-galactosyltransferase 3, with the protein MLRRLLERPCSLALLVGCQFAFVAYFSLGGFRNLTALFARSAGPAVDYSRTHDVYANLSRLGPAPGPPPDPARPLPFCPERSPFLVGPLTVSFARVPTLEQIQAKNPGVQLGGRYSPPLCEARSSTAVIVPHRNRESHLGHLLYHLHPFLQRQQLRYGIYVVHQAGNSTFNRAKLLNVGVKEALKDEDWDCLFLHDVDLIPENDHNLYTCDPWNPKHASVAMNKFGYSLPYPQYFGGVSALTPDQYMKINGFPNEYWGWGGEDDDIATRVRLAGMKISRPPVSIGHYKMVKHKSDKGNEENPHRFDLLVRTQRTWTQDGMNSLSYALVARELRPLYTNLTADIGPDPRRPPGAPRRLRDEMLLKPARGDIPASLSLSPPPRPPAGNGSAAAPRGLGTATKGLGTRPRDSGTEPRAVGTAGVALEGTGTARGDNQSVAQGPP; encoded by the exons ATGCTGCGGCGGCTGCTGGAGCGGCCGTGCTCGCTGGCGCTGCTGGTCGGGTGCCAGTTCGCCTTCGTGGCCTATTTCTCGCTGGGCGGGTTCCGGAACCTGACGGCGCTGTTCGCTCGCTCCGCCGGTCCCGCCGTGGATTATTCCCGGACGCACGATGTCTACGCCAACCTGTCCCGCCTCGGCCCGGCACCGGGCCCGCCACCGGACCCCGCCCGGCCGCTGCCCTTCTGCCCAGAGAGATCGCCCTTCCTCG TGGGCCCGCTGACGGTGTCCTTCGCCCGGGTGCCCACGCTGGAGCAGATCCAGGCCAAGAACCCCGGGGTGCAGTTGGGGGGCCGGTACAGCCCCCCGCTGTGCGAGGCGCGCTCCAGCACCGCCGTCATCGTCCCCCACCGCAACCGCGAGAGTCACCTGGGCCACCTGCTCTACCACCTGCACCCCTTCCTGCAGCGGCAGCAGCTGCGCTACGGCATCTACGTGGTGCATCAG GCCGGGAACTCGACCTTTAACCGCGCCAAGCTGCTGAACGTGGGCGTGAAGGAGGCGCTGAAGGACGAGGACTGGGACTGTCTGTTCCTGCACGACGTCGACCTGATCCCGGAGAACGACCACAACCTGTACACCTGCGACCCCTGGAACCCCAAACACGCCTCCGTGGCCATGAACAAGTTCGGATACAg cctgccGTACCCGCAGTACTTCGGGGGGGTCTCGGCGCTGACCCCTGACCAGTACATGAAGATCAACGGGTTCCCCAACGAGTACTGGGGCTGGGGCGGCGAGGACGATGACATCGCCACCAG ggtGCGCCTGGCCGGGATGAAGATCTCCCGCCCGCCCGTCTCTATCGGCCACTACAAGATGGTGAAACACAAGAGTGACAAAGGCAACGAGGAGAACCCACACAG GTTTGACCTGCTGGTGCGCACGCAGCGCACCTGGACGCAGGACGGCATGAACTCGCTGAGTTACGCGCTGGTGGCGCGGGAGCTGCGGCCGCTCTACACCAACCTGACGGCGGACATCGGGCCCGacccccgccgccccccgggaGCCCCCCGCCGCCTGCGCGACGAGATGCTGCTCAAACCGGCCCGCGGCGACATCCCCGCCTCGCTGTCGCTGTCGCCtccgccccgcccgcccgccgggAACGGCAGCGCGGCCGCGCCCCGCGGATTGGGGACGGCGACAAAGGGGTTGGGGACACGGCCTCGGGACTCGGGGACAGAGCCGCGGGCGGTGGGGACGGCCGGGGTGGCGCTggaggggacggggacagcGCGTGGGGACAACCAGAGCGTGGCACAGGGACCCCCGTGA